The following proteins are co-located in the Pontiella desulfatans genome:
- a CDS encoding BNR repeat-containing protein, translating to MMKIAQGLGAGIALMVLVSSVLAVDIVPLVESVVESNALNFATGALTKFGTTINGRTHQQLPMATFNGWQYATFYDQNRHVCLARRKLPGSGWETIRFTDYSIEVHDTHNAVVVGICEKDGTIHLVFDHHGSDLHYRASVQGLASNPETFAWDASLFGSVTDTLGSAGKIDRVTYPRFFSAPNGNLMLYYRYVTSANGDGMIQEYDGAAHDWTPGLGRFVARDEGIYTEGGETSAYRCPYLNCIAYAGDRLHCSWVWRDKFNGTSITNNHDLCYTYSDDNGRTWRNSDGTLIGETGSSSVISIDSPGLHIGSIPRNSGLKNQNTHFAYADGRVHAMLPHYADGTTTMYYHHYWRTVDGVWSSEVLSFSGGRPKLLGDDDGNLFLFNTGGGMLSIHKGVPNASMSAWSWSLIHEIIDPSTGGEACVDFTRWDRDRILSVYGQENPSVVLDYGDGVPFDGLPSALYIHDLHVTSRAILPEPTDGADDVAFDHSLEWTAGIGAVAHRVYWGTNEAAMAYHGEQAGTSFSPTGGSEPATYYWRIDEVAGDGGVATGAVWNYTTAIDLPPVIEPIPNQSLFAGEGAISIPLTVHDDFTPPDDLLLSATSSNQGLLRDSDISISGSGTSRTLMLVPVAGASGSVGVLVSASDGALTAYESFTLTVHNLVVQDVDLGTWSTAETWDPDGVPVVGNQYETTMRLRTPTTTAEFLGDSLTILPGGQLQLRNTGDPVVTVPDLILEGGTVYAGTGGEVVSTLDGAITVRSASYLRGYWNNTTGDARSLRIRSKISGGSDLISLASVEASTHTLYIENPANDFGGVWISESGTIEFAGAEAVGKGSIVVGDHGKLAIHGNWDQSFSSATLTVSNSPSARVEIGTNHWKVAVLSIGDTALGEGEYTADQLNALGDAVFSGSGNISVGLSIAGAIVQDTDLLPWDDPAVWDPDGVPVSGEIYTANMRLRTPSTTATFPGDALYILPSGDVTSQFQLRNIGNEIITVPDLILAGGTIYAGTGNNETNTLDGCITVVANSFVSGYWGESGPRSIRLLALVEGDATLTGSASSSASTHEWIIDNPGNTFSGTWISRRGKLHFTSAGAVGAADILVETYGGLRIDGDWNQSWLGASLTVANSSITSIELGNHHWVVAGMQLGSMDLSKGVYTVEELNAMSSTLFEGSGTITVGTRLPELSLDAFDENLELIWEGDGLKVQMLTNGLASGDWFDLPGVTASPMAIPTTNSNAFFRLVEP from the coding sequence ATGATGAAAATAGCGCAAGGTTTGGGGGCGGGTATTGCCCTTATGGTTTTGGTTTCATCGGTGTTAGCCGTAGATATCGTTCCACTGGTCGAGTCGGTGGTGGAAAGCAATGCCCTCAATTTCGCCACGGGCGCCCTCACCAAGTTCGGCACCACGATAAACGGCCGTACCCATCAGCAGCTTCCAATGGCAACCTTCAACGGTTGGCAATATGCAACCTTCTACGACCAAAACCGCCATGTCTGTCTGGCGCGGCGGAAGCTGCCCGGTAGCGGCTGGGAAACCATCCGCTTCACGGACTATTCGATCGAAGTCCACGACACGCACAATGCGGTCGTCGTCGGCATCTGCGAAAAGGACGGGACCATTCATCTGGTGTTCGACCACCACGGATCGGACCTGCACTACCGCGCCTCGGTTCAGGGGCTGGCCTCCAACCCGGAAACCTTCGCGTGGGATGCATCGCTTTTCGGTTCGGTGACCGACACGCTGGGTTCCGCCGGAAAGATCGACCGTGTGACCTATCCGCGCTTCTTCTCCGCGCCCAACGGCAACCTGATGCTCTACTACCGCTATGTCACCTCCGCCAACGGCGACGGCATGATCCAGGAATATGACGGAGCGGCGCACGACTGGACTCCCGGCCTCGGGCGCTTCGTTGCGCGCGACGAGGGCATCTATACCGAGGGCGGTGAGACCAGCGCATACCGCTGCCCCTATCTCAACTGCATTGCCTATGCCGGCGACCGTCTGCATTGCTCCTGGGTGTGGCGCGATAAGTTCAACGGCACCTCGATAACCAACAACCATGATCTCTGCTATACCTACAGCGATGACAACGGCCGGACCTGGCGCAATTCAGACGGCACGCTGATCGGGGAAACCGGATCGTCGTCCGTCATCTCCATCGATTCGCCGGGACTGCACATCGGTTCCATTCCGCGCAACTCGGGGCTGAAAAACCAGAACACGCACTTTGCCTATGCCGACGGGCGTGTCCATGCCATGCTGCCGCACTATGCGGATGGAACCACTACCATGTATTACCACCATTACTGGCGGACGGTGGACGGCGTATGGAGCAGCGAAGTCCTCTCCTTTTCGGGCGGACGGCCGAAACTGCTGGGCGACGACGACGGCAACCTGTTTCTCTTCAACACCGGCGGTGGCATGCTGAGCATCCACAAGGGTGTGCCCAATGCCTCGATGTCGGCCTGGAGCTGGTCGCTGATCCATGAAATCATTGATCCGAGCACCGGCGGCGAGGCCTGTGTCGATTTCACCCGGTGGGATCGGGATCGGATACTTTCGGTCTACGGGCAGGAAAACCCTTCGGTCGTGTTGGACTATGGCGACGGGGTGCCGTTCGACGGCCTGCCCTCCGCGCTGTATATTCACGACCTGCATGTCACATCCCGCGCCATCCTGCCCGAACCCACCGATGGGGCGGACGATGTCGCGTTCGATCATTCGCTGGAATGGACGGCCGGTATCGGCGCGGTTGCGCACCGGGTGTATTGGGGCACGAATGAAGCGGCCATGGCATACCACGGCGAGCAGGCCGGAACTTCGTTTTCGCCAACTGGCGGCTCGGAGCCTGCAACGTATTATTGGCGCATCGACGAGGTGGCCGGCGATGGCGGCGTGGCGACGGGCGCGGTCTGGAATTATACCACGGCAATCGACCTTCCTCCGGTCATCGAACCCATCCCGAACCAAAGCCTATTCGCCGGGGAGGGAGCGATCTCCATTCCCCTCACCGTCCACGACGACTTTACGCCGCCGGACGACCTGTTGCTTTCCGCCACCTCGTCCAACCAAGGCCTCCTGCGGGATTCGGACATCTCCATCTCGGGCAGCGGAACCAGCCGAACGCTCATGCTTGTTCCGGTTGCCGGCGCCTCGGGGAGCGTCGGCGTGCTGGTCAGCGCAAGCGACGGCGCCCTGACCGCATACGAAAGCTTCACACTGACCGTCCACAATCTCGTCGTCCAAGACGTCGATCTCGGCACATGGAGCACGGCGGAAACGTGGGATCCCGATGGCGTGCCCGTCGTCGGCAACCAATACGAAACCACCATGCGCCTGCGCACGCCGACCACCACGGCCGAATTCCTGGGCGATTCACTAACCATTCTCCCCGGAGGGCAGCTGCAGCTGCGGAATACGGGCGATCCGGTGGTCACCGTCCCTGACCTCATCCTTGAGGGCGGCACGGTCTATGCAGGAACCGGCGGCGAGGTCGTAAGTACGCTCGACGGTGCCATCACCGTCCGCTCCGCATCCTACTTGAGAGGCTACTGGAATAATACGACCGGCGACGCGAGGAGCCTGCGCATCCGATCGAAAATAAGCGGCGGTTCCGATTTGATCAGCCTCGCGTCCGTGGAGGCCTCCACCCACACGCTCTACATCGAAAATCCCGCCAACGATTTTGGCGGTGTTTGGATCAGCGAGAGCGGAACCATCGAATTTGCAGGCGCCGAAGCGGTGGGCAAGGGTTCCATCGTGGTCGGCGATCACGGGAAACTCGCCATCCACGGCAATTGGGACCAATCCTTTTCTTCGGCAACCCTGACCGTATCGAACTCTCCGTCCGCACGGGTGGAAATCGGCACCAACCACTGGAAGGTGGCCGTCCTATCGATTGGCGACACCGCTCTGGGCGAAGGCGAATACACCGCCGACCAACTCAATGCCCTGGGCGATGCCGTCTTTTCCGGCAGCGGCAACATCTCCGTCGGGCTTTCCATCGCGGGCGCCATCGTGCAGGACACCGACCTGCTCCCGTGGGACGATCCCGCAGTGTGGGATCCGGACGGAGTACCTGTTTCCGGGGAAATCTACACGGCGAACATGCGTCTGCGTACGCCATCGACCACCGCCACCTTCCCAGGCGATGCCCTCTACATCCTGCCGTCCGGCGACGTGACTTCGCAGTTCCAGTTGCGGAACATCGGGAACGAAATCATCACCGTGCCCGATTTGATTCTCGCGGGCGGTACGATCTACGCCGGGACCGGAAACAACGAAACGAACACGCTCGACGGTTGCATTACCGTTGTGGCGAATTCCTTCGTTTCCGGCTACTGGGGAGAGAGCGGGCCCCGCAGCATCAGGCTGCTCGCATTGGTCGAGGGCGATGCCACGCTCACGGGCTCCGCGTCCTCGTCTGCCTCCACCCACGAGTGGATCATTGACAATCCCGGCAACACATTCTCCGGCACTTGGATCAGTCGCAGGGGGAAGCTTCATTTCACCTCCGCCGGAGCCGTCGGTGCGGCGGATATCCTGGTGGAGACCTACGGCGGGCTGCGGATCGACGGCGACTGGAACCAGTCCTGGCTCGGCGCTTCGCTCACCGTTGCCAATTCCTCCATCACAAGCATCGAACTGGGGAACCACCATTGGGTGGTGGCCGGGATGCAGTTGGGATCGATGGATCTTTCCAAGGGCGTCTATACCGTTGAAGAACTCAACGCGATGAGCAGCACACTGTTCGAGGGCAGCGGAACCATTACCGTCGGCACCCGGCTTCCGGAACTTTCCCTGGATGCGTTCGACGAAAATCTTGAACTCATCTGGGAGGGCGATGGACTTAAGGTGCAGATGCTCACCAATGGCCTCGCAAGCGGCGACTGGTTCGATCTTCCCGGCGTCACCGCATCGCCCATGGCCATACCCACCACCAACTCCAACGCTTTCTTCCGCCTCGTCGAACCCTAA
- a CDS encoding LacI family DNA-binding transcriptional regulator gives MKVTMQDIAKELGIHSSTVSLALSESPKIAEETRRKIQTTAEAMGYRKNPYVSALMSARRNGRNPDDLPVIALIVAGETADEWKSRYNTSKFIEGCEDAAQNLGIRIDMFWVGEKGMSAERLNDILYSRGIRGTILVPAGAHREKLVHEWHDVALVSYGIYEVSLNIDSVRGDYYGNMESTLGILRENGFEKVGFAMETPYPYLNDNRWLSAYLMRRYAAPEKNRLEPWLDPEPSFDSFAKWFEQAQPDAIICVRPQRVLEWLDRMGLKVPGDISLVTVGTAVMDGEYSGIVENARACGKLALEMLFERIHHNQFGLVGSPHHITVSGNWNAGSTARYRV, from the coding sequence ATGAAGGTCACGATGCAGGATATTGCGAAGGAGTTGGGGATTCATTCGTCAACGGTGTCGCTTGCATTGAGTGAATCGCCGAAGATTGCCGAAGAAACCCGCAGGAAAATCCAGACGACGGCCGAGGCGATGGGCTACCGGAAAAACCCCTATGTATCCGCCCTGATGAGCGCGCGTCGCAACGGTCGGAATCCGGACGACCTGCCGGTCATTGCTCTGATCGTGGCGGGGGAGACGGCGGACGAGTGGAAGAGCCGATACAACACCAGCAAGTTTATCGAAGGCTGCGAGGACGCGGCGCAAAACCTCGGGATCCGGATCGACATGTTTTGGGTCGGTGAGAAGGGCATGAGTGCGGAGCGGTTGAACGACATCCTTTACTCGCGGGGCATCCGCGGTACCATTCTCGTGCCCGCAGGGGCACATCGTGAAAAGTTGGTCCATGAATGGCACGATGTGGCCTTGGTCAGCTATGGCATCTACGAAGTATCCCTCAATATTGATTCGGTCCGGGGCGACTATTACGGCAACATGGAGAGCACGCTCGGAATCCTGAGGGAAAATGGGTTCGAAAAGGTAGGGTTCGCGATGGAGACGCCGTATCCGTATCTGAACGATAACCGTTGGCTTTCGGCCTACCTTATGCGGCGGTATGCCGCCCCCGAAAAAAACAGGCTTGAGCCGTGGCTCGATCCGGAGCCTTCCTTCGATAGTTTTGCGAAGTGGTTCGAGCAAGCGCAACCCGACGCCATTATTTGCGTCCGCCCCCAACGGGTGCTCGAATGGCTTGACCGGATGGGGCTGAAGGTGCCTGGCGACATTAGTCTGGTGACCGTGGGCACCGCCGTTATGGATGGCGAATACAGTGGGATCGTCGAAAACGCCCGCGCCTGCGGCAAGCTCGCGTTGGAAATGCTGTTCGAGCGCATCCACCACAACCAGTTCGGGTTGGTGGGCTCGCCGCACCACATCACCGTGAGCGGAAACTGGAATGCAGGATCGACGGCGCGCTACCGGGTATGA
- a CDS encoding site-specific integrase translates to MPKQAVLRKIERDDGRASKFGISIPQKGSRPKRLFFKTVRERDIQFNRLKRVARHEGHDVLSEVSASDLALLKDLREILGEHDPREAARFFMEQKHPNSKTTIGEALRLFQADQELQNLTETHLHQQNHKLDILALGVGKERRLVEIAPKDITALLRGLGFEPVTQRGYQANWMVFFSWCVANRLCPVSPMAGMKKIKVVRGEVDFMQVADVKAFFGKAVEIHKELAPALALAFFAGMRSASIERMVRDDIDFEHRRIRFQAQRQKTNKRFMVQGYPDNLWDWLEPWRTEKELPHWPGSTFTKYRNQIYSAAKVRFPNNAGRHSFCTHHVALYGSADRTATLLTHRGSVSTLYDHYCGCTTKDEAERYFQIMP, encoded by the coding sequence ATGCCGAAACAAGCGGTTCTGCGAAAAATCGAACGCGACGACGGGCGCGCATCCAAGTTCGGAATCTCAATTCCGCAAAAGGGAAGCCGACCAAAGCGGTTGTTTTTCAAAACCGTGAGGGAGCGGGATATCCAGTTCAATAGGCTGAAGCGCGTGGCGCGCCATGAGGGGCACGATGTGCTGTCGGAGGTGTCGGCTTCAGATTTGGCCCTGCTAAAGGATTTGCGGGAAATCCTGGGCGAGCACGATCCGCGCGAAGCGGCGCGCTTCTTCATGGAGCAGAAGCACCCGAATTCAAAGACGACCATTGGCGAGGCCCTGCGGTTGTTCCAAGCGGATCAGGAACTGCAGAACCTGACGGAAACGCATCTGCACCAGCAAAACCATAAACTTGATATTCTGGCACTGGGCGTGGGCAAAGAGCGCCGATTGGTGGAAATCGCCCCGAAAGACATTACGGCCCTCCTCCGGGGGCTGGGGTTCGAACCGGTTACCCAGCGCGGCTATCAGGCCAACTGGATGGTCTTCTTTTCTTGGTGCGTGGCAAACCGGCTTTGCCCGGTGTCGCCGATGGCCGGCATGAAGAAAATCAAGGTGGTGCGTGGCGAGGTTGATTTTATGCAGGTGGCCGATGTGAAGGCGTTCTTCGGCAAGGCGGTCGAAATCCACAAGGAACTTGCCCCAGCGCTAGCGCTGGCGTTTTTTGCGGGGATGCGGTCAGCCTCGATCGAGCGAATGGTGCGCGACGATATCGATTTCGAACACCGCCGGATCCGCTTCCAGGCGCAACGACAAAAAACAAACAAGCGGTTCATGGTGCAGGGTTATCCGGACAACCTATGGGACTGGCTCGAACCGTGGCGAACGGAAAAGGAGCTGCCGCATTGGCCGGGCTCGACCTTCACCAAATACCGCAACCAAATCTATTCGGCGGCCAAGGTGCGGTTCCCAAACAATGCAGGGCGGCACAGCTTCTGTACCCACCACGTCGCCCTGTACGGGTCGGCCGACCGTACGGCCACCCTGCTAACGCACCGCGGCAGCGTGTCCACGCTTTACGACCACTACTGTGGATGCACCACCAAAGACGAGGCGGAGCGCTATTTCCAGATCATGCCGTAA
- a CDS encoding DUF1573 domain-containing protein, with amino-acid sequence MSRNGWVCLVSMFLLSLSAEASLEWEQKKVSLEVHPSQVSATAVFRFENAGEETIALQEVKAGCGCLSSRMAKETYVPGEKGLLEIKMDLRNRTGKQKKTTTVRTSDGRRAQLMVEVNIPQAYRILPRMVTWHQGDDAESKSVRLVNDNKLPIKLQAVRSSHGHLAAELKTIREGYEYEVAITRKIPDRGIRSFVRIIPEPPPGQAKAKELMIYAHVQ; translated from the coding sequence ATGAGCCGAAATGGTTGGGTCTGCCTTGTGTCAATGTTCCTGCTCTCTTTGAGTGCCGAAGCGTCACTTGAATGGGAGCAGAAGAAGGTCTCGCTGGAGGTGCATCCAAGCCAGGTTTCGGCTACTGCCGTTTTCCGGTTTGAGAATGCCGGGGAAGAAACCATTGCGTTGCAGGAGGTCAAGGCCGGTTGCGGATGCCTCTCTTCCAGAATGGCCAAGGAGACCTATGTCCCCGGCGAAAAGGGGCTGCTGGAAATCAAGATGGATTTGCGGAACCGGACGGGGAAACAAAAGAAAACCACCACTGTGCGTACGAGTGATGGACGCAGAGCCCAACTGATGGTTGAGGTCAATATCCCGCAGGCATACCGGATCTTGCCACGAATGGTGACGTGGCATCAGGGTGACGATGCCGAGTCCAAGTCCGTTCGGTTGGTGAACGATAATAAGCTACCCATCAAGCTACAGGCCGTGCGGTCGTCGCACGGGCACCTTGCCGCGGAGTTGAAAACGATTCGTGAAGGCTACGAATACGAAGTGGCCATTACCCGAAAAATTCCAGATCGAGGCATCCGTTCCTTCGTGCGCATTATTCCCGAACCTCCTCCCGGCCAAGCCAAGGCAAAGGAGCTGATGATCTATGCCCATGTGCAATAG